From one Pristis pectinata isolate sPriPec2 chromosome 12, sPriPec2.1.pri, whole genome shotgun sequence genomic stretch:
- the LOC127576364 gene encoding zinc finger protein 436-like, with translation MVLRSDVQPFDMEAKISNHSGEKPYICSACGRGFSRSSGLAKHKRSHSTEKPWKCGDCGKGFNYPSLLENHRRSHTGERPFTCSLCGKRFSHPSALRTHQHVHTDKREFKCSDCEKGFKSSVALMEHQHIHSGYTPFRCSQCGKEFRRSSNLVTHQRVHSEKRPFTCSECGKGFNNSSNLSRHRRVHTDERPFKCPDCKRCYKSAGELMLHQRIHTDERPFRCSHCGTGFRRSTELIIHLRIHTGERPFICSICAKGFTRSDALLTHQRVHTNKRPFKCPRCEKNFKSKPALLRHQRTHTGERPFICLPCGKGFTQSSNLLAHQQLHR, from the coding sequence ATGGTACTCAGATCTGATGTTCAACCATTTGATATGGAAGCAAAAATCTCCAATCACAGTGGAGAGAAGCCATATATTTGTTCAGCTTGTGGACGAGGTTTCAGCAGATCATCTGGCCTGGCAAAACACAAGCGCAGTCACAGCACCGAGAAACCATGGAAATGTGGGGATTGTGGAAAGGGATTCAATTACCCATCCCTGCTGGAAAATCACCGGCGCTCTCATACCGGGGAGAGACCATTCACCTGCTCATTGTGTGGGAAGAGATTCTCTCACCCATCAGCTCTACGAACGCACCAGCACGTTCACACTGACAAGAGGGAGTTTAAATGCTCTGATTGTGAGAAAGGCTTTAAAAGTTCAGTGGCACTGATGGAGCATCAGCACATTCACTCCGGTTATACACCGTTCAGGTGCTCGCAATGCGGAAAGGAGTTCAGGAGATCATCTAACCTGGTGACGCACCAACGGGTTCACAGTGAGAagaggccgttcacctgttccgaatgtgggaagggattcaataATTCATCCAACCTGAGCAGGCATCGGCGAGTTCATACTGATGAGAGGCCTTTTAAATGCCCCGACTGCAAAAGGTGTTATAAAAGTGCCGGGGAGCTGATGCTCCATCAACGTATTCACACTGACGAGAGACCGTTCAGGTGCTCTCACTGTGGAACGGGTTTTAGACGATCCACTGAGCTCATCATACACCTGCgcattcacactggggagaggccattcatctgCTCCATTTGTGCGAAAGGATTCACTCGTTCTGATGCCTTGCTAACACATCAACGAGTGCACACCAATAAGAGACCTTTTAAATGTCCTCGCTGTGAGAAAAACTTTAAAAGCAAACCGGCACTGCTAAGACACCAACGcactcacactggggagaggccgttcatctgtCTCCCGTGTggaaagggattcactcagtcatccaaCCTTTTAGCACACCAGCAACTTCACAGGTAA